Proteins co-encoded in one Ruegeria pomeroyi DSS-3 genomic window:
- a CDS encoding phytanoyl-CoA dioxygenase family protein, whose translation MPNPIPTDQGRLSTTQTAQYWQDGFLHPLRVMSEGEAATLRAELEQIERDWLAADLPLPLNMYKRVNAHVVMPLAARIARDPRILDLVEGVLGPDLLVWSAEFFIKEPRTTHVVGMHQDLTYWGMGETPDQVTAWLALSPATVESGCMDFVAGSHKNPILPHTDTYSEHNLLSRGQEIAVDVAETDKTHIELAPGQMSLHHGLTIHGSGPNRSDDRRIGMAIRYLNPNARQLVAERDYAMPARGTDSSGNFIPVEAPARLFAPEALALYERIRADQAKALAQGASSAVPLYQTTG comes from the coding sequence ATGCCCAACCCGATCCCGACCGACCAAGGCCGCCTTTCGACCACCCAAACCGCGCAGTATTGGCAGGATGGTTTCCTGCACCCGCTCCGGGTGATGTCCGAAGGTGAGGCCGCCACCCTGCGCGCCGAACTAGAACAGATCGAACGCGACTGGCTCGCCGCCGACCTGCCGCTGCCGCTCAACATGTACAAGCGCGTGAATGCCCATGTGGTGATGCCGCTCGCCGCCCGCATCGCCCGCGACCCGCGCATCCTCGACCTGGTTGAAGGTGTACTTGGCCCCGACCTCCTGGTCTGGTCGGCCGAATTCTTCATCAAGGAACCGCGCACCACCCATGTGGTCGGCATGCACCAGGACCTGACGTATTGGGGCATGGGTGAAACCCCCGATCAGGTCACCGCCTGGCTGGCGCTGTCACCCGCGACGGTGGAAAGCGGCTGCATGGATTTTGTGGCGGGCAGCCACAAGAACCCGATCCTGCCGCATACCGATACCTATTCCGAACACAACCTTCTGTCGCGCGGGCAGGAGATTGCCGTCGACGTGGCCGAGACCGACAAAACTCATATAGAACTCGCGCCGGGACAGATGTCGCTGCACCACGGGCTGACCATCCACGGCTCCGGCCCCAACCGCTCGGACGACCGCCGCATCGGCATGGCGATCCGCTATCTTAACCCAAATGCCCGCCAACTGGTGGCCGAGCGCGACTATGCCATGCCCGCGCGCGGCACAGACAGTTCGGGCAATTTCATCCCTGTCGAAGCACCCGCACGCCTCTTCGCCCCCGAGGCGCT